A single Pseudomonas sp. HN11 DNA region contains:
- a CDS encoding DUF2388 domain-containing protein, producing the protein MRSPLIAATLGLLLLADVAQAQTLVATSNIIVRASGRTIDFTSDTTTSIRDSKVVREAHDDAASFVATNGGIRGARLEAAFDTLRTRLPEARDASDQTLAEAILAL; encoded by the coding sequence ATGCGTAGCCCGCTGATCGCTGCCACTCTAGGCCTGCTGTTGTTGGCCGACGTTGCCCAGGCGCAAACCCTGGTGGCCACCAGTAACATCATTGTTCGCGCCTCTGGTCGCACTATTGATTTCACCTCGGACACCACCACCTCCATCCGCGACTCCAAGGTCGTGCGCGAAGCCCACGACGACGCTGCCAGCTTCGTCGCTACCAACGGCGGGATCCGTGGCGCACGCCTGGAAGCCGCCTTCGATACCCTGCGCACACGTCTGCCGGAAGCCCGCGACGCCAGTGACCAGACTCTCGCCGAAGCTATCCTCGCACTGTGA
- a CDS encoding DUF1127 domain-containing protein, whose translation MERTLSSELFSEKAVNNQAAMPLRVLANLMLWQRRISSRHQLARLDSRLLADAGISEAQRYEELSKPFWR comes from the coding sequence ATGGAACGTACACTCAGTTCCGAACTGTTCTCTGAAAAAGCTGTAAACAACCAAGCCGCCATGCCTCTGCGTGTTCTGGCCAACCTGATGTTGTGGCAGCGCCGCATTTCCAGCCGCCACCAACTGGCTCGTCTGGATTCGCGTCTGCTGGCTGACGCAGGCATCAGCGAAGCTCAACGCTACGAAGAGCTGAGCAAGCCGTTCTGGCGCTGA
- a CDS encoding Na/Pi cotransporter family protein, whose product MLTLLNLLSAVTLLIWGTHIVRTGILRVYGSNLRQVIGQNMSKRWLAFIAGILVTAMVQSSNATAMLVTSFVGQGLMGLMPALATMLGADVGTALMARVLTFDLSWLSPLLIFLGVIFFLSRKQTRAGQLGRVGIGLGLIILALQLIVEAAGPITHAQGVKVLFASLTGDILLDALVGALFAMISYSSLAAVLLTATLAGAGVIGLHVAIGLVIGANIGSGVLAFLSTSMQNAAGRQVALGSLLYKLIGLLLIIPVLDPLVLWMDGLDYSAQGMVITFHLLYNVSRCLILLPTIGPMAKLCAWLLPEREEINGKAKPRHLDLTALSTPSLALANAARETLRLGDLIDNMLTAMQEVLRGKQTAITQEMRSLSDDVESLYSAIKLYLAQMPREDLSEQDSRRWAEIIELSINLKLAGDLIERMLRKVQQQKTSQRRQFSEVGLEELTGLHSQLIANLRLGLSVFLSADPESARQLLREKRRFRAQERRLAHAHVSRLQRKIVQSLETSSLHLELIADMKRLNSLFCSSAYVVLETSDTGALSAEDIADITHSP is encoded by the coding sequence ATGCTGACCTTGCTCAATCTGCTTTCCGCCGTGACCCTGCTGATCTGGGGCACGCACATCGTCCGTACCGGCATTTTGCGGGTCTACGGTTCCAACTTGCGCCAAGTCATCGGGCAGAACATGTCCAAGCGCTGGCTGGCGTTTATCGCCGGTATCCTGGTGACGGCCATGGTGCAGAGCAGCAACGCCACGGCAATGCTGGTGACGTCCTTTGTCGGCCAGGGCCTGATGGGCCTGATGCCTGCCCTGGCAACCATGCTCGGCGCCGACGTCGGTACCGCGCTGATGGCGCGGGTGCTGACGTTCGACCTGTCCTGGCTGTCGCCGCTGCTGATCTTTCTCGGGGTGATTTTCTTCCTGTCGCGCAAACAGACGCGGGCAGGACAATTGGGACGCGTGGGGATCGGTCTCGGGCTGATCATCCTGGCGCTGCAACTGATCGTCGAAGCCGCCGGGCCCATCACCCACGCCCAAGGCGTGAAAGTACTGTTCGCTTCGTTGACTGGAGACATCCTGCTCGACGCCCTCGTCGGCGCTCTGTTCGCGATGATTTCCTACTCCAGCCTGGCGGCCGTCCTACTCACCGCTACCTTGGCGGGCGCCGGCGTGATCGGTTTGCATGTGGCGATCGGCCTAGTGATCGGTGCCAACATCGGCAGCGGCGTACTGGCCTTTCTCAGCACCAGCATGCAGAACGCCGCAGGGCGCCAAGTCGCGCTGGGCAGCTTGCTGTACAAGTTGATCGGCCTGTTGCTGATCATCCCGGTGCTGGACCCGCTAGTGCTGTGGATGGATGGTTTGGACTACAGCGCCCAAGGCATGGTCATCACCTTCCACCTGCTCTACAACGTCAGCCGTTGCCTGATTCTGTTGCCCACCATCGGCCCGATGGCAAAACTGTGCGCCTGGCTGCTGCCCGAGCGTGAAGAGATCAACGGCAAAGCCAAGCCGCGCCATCTGGACCTGACGGCACTCAGCACCCCAAGCCTGGCCCTGGCCAACGCCGCCCGTGAAACCCTGCGCCTGGGCGACCTGATCGACAACATGCTGACTGCCATGCAGGAAGTGCTGCGCGGCAAACAGACCGCCATCACCCAGGAAATGCGCAGCCTCAGCGACGACGTTGAGTCACTCTATAGCGCGATCAAGCTCTACCTGGCGCAAATGCCCCGCGAGGACCTCAGTGAGCAGGACAGCCGGCGCTGGGCCGAAATCATCGAGCTGTCGATCAACCTGAAACTGGCCGGCGACCTGATCGAACGCATGCTGCGCAAAGTTCAGCAGCAGAAAACTTCCCAGCGTCGCCAGTTTTCGGAAGTGGGCCTGGAAGAACTCACTGGCCTGCACAGTCAGTTGATCGCCAACCTGCGCCTGGGCCTGTCAGTGTTCCTCAGCGCCGACCCGGAAAGTGCCCGCCAATTGCTGCGCGAAAAACGCCGATTCCGCGCCCAGGAACGCCGTCTGGCCCACGCGCACGTGAGTCGCCTGCAGAGAAAAATCGTACAGAGCCTGGAGACCAGCTCCCTACACTTGGAGCTGATTGCCGACATGAAACGCCTCAACTCGTTGTTTTGCAGCAGTGCTTATGTAGTGTTGGAAACGTCCGACACCGGCGCGCTTTCCGCCGAAGATATTGCCGACATCACACATTCGCCCTGA
- a CDS encoding TerC family protein, producing MEWLTNPEIWIAFFTLTALEIVLGIDNIIMISILVSRMPKHMQARTRIFGLALAMVTRILLLLSITWVMQLTADLFVVFGQGISGRDLILFFGGLFLLWKSSQEMYHALEGEDESHDEPKGAGGKFIYTIIQIAIIDIVFSLDSVITAVGMVSHVPVMVAAIIVAVLVMMLAAGTISAFIDKHPSLKMLALSFLLVVGTVLIAESFDVHVPKGYVYFAMAFSLAVEAVNIKMRTAIAKKKKQQDPVKLRKDIPGQ from the coding sequence ATGGAATGGCTGACCAATCCGGAAATCTGGATTGCCTTCTTCACCCTGACGGCCCTCGAGATCGTCCTGGGCATCGATAACATCATCATGATTTCGATCCTGGTCAGCCGCATGCCCAAACACATGCAGGCACGCACCCGGATCTTCGGCCTGGCGCTGGCCATGGTCACCCGTATCCTGTTGCTGCTATCGATCACCTGGGTGATGCAACTCACCGCCGACCTGTTCGTGGTCTTTGGCCAGGGTATTTCCGGTCGCGACCTGATCCTGTTCTTCGGTGGCCTGTTCCTGCTGTGGAAAAGCTCCCAGGAGATGTACCACGCGCTGGAAGGCGAGGACGAAAGCCACGACGAGCCCAAGGGCGCCGGTGGCAAGTTCATCTACACCATCATCCAGATCGCGATCATCGACATCGTGTTCTCCCTGGACTCGGTCATCACTGCCGTCGGCATGGTTTCCCATGTACCGGTCATGGTCGCCGCGATTATCGTGGCGGTACTGGTAATGATGCTGGCCGCCGGCACCATCAGCGCGTTCATCGACAAGCATCCGTCGCTGAAGATGCTGGCGCTGTCGTTCCTGCTGGTCGTGGGTACCGTGCTGATCGCCGAATCCTTCGATGTGCACGTGCCAAAAGGCTACGTCTACTTCGCCATGGCGTTCTCGCTGGCGGTGGAAGCGGTGAACATCAAGATGCGTACTGCCATCGCGAAAAAGAAAAAACAGCAGGATCCTGTGAAACTGCGCAAGGACATCCCAGGTCAATAA
- a CDS encoding CitMHS family transporter yields MLTFLGFAMVITFMFLIMTKRLSALIALIIVPILFALFGGFGPQIGPMMLAGITKLAPTGVMLMFAILYFALMIDSGLFDPAVRKILKMVKGDPLKVSVGTAVLALVVSLDGDGATTYMICVAAMLPLYQRIGMSPRIMAGLIILAGGVMNMTPWGGPTARAASALHVDPSDIFVPMIPAMVAGVVAILVIAYMYGKRERARLGELHLQGDEIDHSEISVSQFPDARRPKLIWFNGALTFALMCTLIAGLLPLPVLFMVAFSIAMIVNYPCLQMQKDRIAAHSGSVLAVTGLIFAAGIFTGILSGTGMVDAMSKSLLAVIPDALGPYLAVITALVSMPFTFFMSNDAFYYGVLPVLAEAASHYGITAVEMARASIVGQPVHLLSPLVPSTYLLVALAGIEFGDHQRFTLKWAVLVCLCIMVAALLMGIFPLFSTL; encoded by the coding sequence ATGCTGACTTTCCTTGGCTTTGCCATGGTCATCACGTTCATGTTCCTGATCATGACCAAGCGCCTGTCCGCGCTGATCGCCTTGATCATCGTGCCGATCCTGTTCGCGCTGTTCGGCGGTTTTGGGCCGCAAATCGGTCCGATGATGCTTGCGGGCATCACCAAGCTCGCACCGACCGGCGTGATGCTGATGTTCGCCATCCTTTACTTTGCCTTGATGATCGACTCCGGCCTGTTCGACCCGGCCGTGCGCAAGATCCTCAAGATGGTCAAGGGCGACCCGCTGAAAGTATCGGTCGGCACCGCCGTGCTGGCCCTGGTCGTGTCCCTCGACGGTGACGGCGCTACCACCTACATGATCTGCGTCGCCGCCATGCTGCCGCTGTACCAGCGCATCGGCATGAGTCCGCGGATCATGGCCGGCCTGATCATCCTCGCCGGTGGCGTGATGAACATGACCCCTTGGGGCGGCCCGACCGCCCGCGCTGCCAGTGCGCTGCATGTGGACCCGTCGGACATTTTCGTGCCGATGATCCCGGCGATGGTGGCCGGTGTAGTCGCGATCCTGGTGATCGCCTATATGTACGGCAAACGTGAACGTGCGCGCCTGGGTGAACTGCACCTGCAAGGCGATGAGATCGACCACAGCGAAATCAGCGTGTCGCAATTCCCGGACGCCCGCCGTCCGAAACTGATCTGGTTCAACGGCGCCCTGACCTTCGCCCTGATGTGCACACTGATCGCCGGCCTGTTGCCGCTGCCGGTGCTGTTCATGGTGGCGTTCAGTATCGCCATGATCGTTAACTACCCGTGCCTGCAGATGCAGAAAGACCGCATTGCCGCCCACTCCGGCAGCGTACTGGCGGTCACCGGCCTGATCTTCGCCGCCGGTATTTTCACCGGCATCCTGTCGGGCACCGGCATGGTCGATGCCATGTCCAAGAGCCTGCTGGCAGTCATCCCTGATGCATTGGGCCCGTACCTGGCGGTAATCACGGCACTGGTGAGCATGCCGTTCACCTTCTTCATGTCCAACGATGCGTTCTACTACGGCGTACTGCCCGTACTCGCCGAGGCCGCCAGCCACTACGGTATCACCGCCGTGGAAATGGCACGCGCTTCCATCGTTGGCCAGCCTGTGCACTTGCTCAGCCCACTGGTTCCTTCGACTTACCTGCTGGTCGCCCTGGCCGGTATCGAATTTGGCGATCACCAGCGCTTCACCCTGAAGTGGGCAGTGCTGGTATGCCTGTGCATAATGGTCGCTGCATTGCTGATGGGGATTTTTCCGCTGTTCAGCACTCTATAA
- a CDS encoding DUF2388 domain-containing protein has translation MSRLRLLSAAALLTLAANANASSFIVTTDSIVGALKATSDASSDATSSLRDNKVVRAARDDAASFVATEGAIRGVKLESALAQIRQQAPQLNTATDAQLAQAILAI, from the coding sequence ATGTCCCGTCTTCGCCTGCTGAGTGCCGCCGCCCTGTTGACCCTGGCCGCCAACGCCAACGCGTCCAGCTTCATCGTGACCACCGACTCCATCGTTGGCGCGTTGAAGGCCACCTCCGACGCCAGCTCCGATGCCACTTCGTCCCTGCGCGACAACAAAGTCGTGCGTGCAGCCCGTGACGACGCCGCCAGCTTTGTCGCCACCGAAGGCGCCATTCGTGGTGTGAAACTGGAAAGCGCCCTGGCACAGATCCGCCAACAAGCGCCGCAACTGAACACCGCGACTGACGCACAGCTGGCCCAGGCCATCCTGGCTATCTGA
- a CDS encoding DUF2388 domain-containing protein, with translation MAFSYRLLLVPVLLCAAWSPEASAFDLTTQSTVVSAYATSKVTSAPFDRKVIMAAQDDAAAFIATDGQWRGARLESALDYLRRSQPKLNASDLELAQAILVQ, from the coding sequence ATGGCTTTTTCCTACCGCCTTTTACTAGTACCTGTATTGCTTTGCGCCGCCTGGTCGCCCGAGGCTTCGGCCTTCGACCTGACAACCCAAAGCACCGTCGTCAGTGCGTACGCCACCAGCAAGGTGACGTCCGCGCCTTTCGACAGAAAAGTGATAATGGCCGCCCAGGATGACGCTGCCGCGTTTATCGCCACTGATGGCCAATGGCGGGGTGCACGGCTGGAGTCAGCGCTGGATTATCTGCGCCGTAGCCAACCAAAACTTAACGCCAGCGACCTTGAACTGGCACAAGCAATTCTCGTCCAATAA
- a CDS encoding DUF7844 domain-containing protein produces the protein MRRIAAWLLAGAVLLCASAAQAGLQLRLKTDGLSPAEQQASQALLDEAMRALPPRFIEQLDRRIDVGWTDKMPENAYGQASLVSELDLNRNLLASLTDGSAATQKTNRPHGTVRREMLATVLHELTHIYDRARLWSKEDRALINRCSRQNNLTGLIGLPDQCRGQNGRRFTLSDDPRLLDLAGWPQYVGRRGEREQNNHQVARSPDIYETTSPLEFVAVNMEYFLLDPSYACRRPSLFRYYKEHFGWAPPNQDACANTYAFLNAGNDFAKTPLGHVDPERVYEIDYLLAEANQNLVSRWGHSMLRLVICAPGRPRGPDCRLDLDQHLVLSYRAFVGDVQLSSWDGLVGKYPSRLFVLPLAQVIDEYTKTELRGLASVPLKLTRQEINDTVEHTAEMHWSYDGNYFFISNNCAVESLKLLRSGSANPQLTGLDNITPNGLLEVLSARGLADTSVLDDKRRALRLGYHFDSFRERYQAMFDVLRKHLPIKQTQVEDWLALSAEERRQWFGQADLRTSAALLLLEQASFRKQLMLAQDEVKQRYLGARELKNGGMEKANATLQQILANSGFLSRPAELLGSGGYGLPQPSEATRLESESAERQKQLQSLTGELDKEVRALLEPSRSAEIAACEANLKLVGEHLRTLHKAAGGLELP, from the coding sequence GTGAGGCGCATTGCCGCCTGGCTCCTGGCCGGGGCTGTGCTGCTGTGTGCAAGCGCAGCCCAGGCCGGCCTGCAACTGCGGCTCAAGACCGATGGCTTGAGCCCGGCTGAACAGCAGGCCAGCCAGGCGTTGCTCGATGAAGCGATGCGCGCTTTGCCGCCACGCTTCATCGAGCAGTTGGACCGGCGTATCGATGTCGGCTGGACCGACAAGATGCCCGAGAACGCCTACGGGCAAGCCTCCCTGGTGTCCGAGCTGGACCTCAACCGCAACCTGCTCGCCAGCCTGACCGACGGCAGCGCCGCCACCCAAAAAACCAATCGCCCCCACGGCACCGTGCGCCGGGAAATGCTTGCCACCGTGCTGCATGAACTGACCCACATCTATGACCGTGCGCGCCTGTGGTCCAAAGAAGATCGCGCGCTGATCAACCGTTGCAGCCGCCAGAACAACCTCACTGGCCTGATCGGCCTGCCTGATCAATGTCGTGGCCAAAACGGCCGACGCTTCACCCTCAGCGATGACCCGCGTCTGCTGGACCTTGCCGGCTGGCCGCAATACGTCGGTCGCCGCGGCGAGCGTGAACAAAACAACCATCAGGTCGCCCGCAGCCCGGACATCTACGAAACTACCAGCCCGTTGGAATTCGTCGCGGTCAACATGGAGTACTTCCTGCTTGACCCGAGCTACGCCTGCCGCCGCCCCTCGCTGTTCCGTTACTACAAAGAACACTTTGGCTGGGCGCCGCCGAATCAAGACGCCTGCGCCAACACCTACGCATTCCTGAACGCCGGCAACGATTTCGCCAAGACGCCGCTGGGCCATGTGGATCCGGAGCGCGTCTACGAAATCGATTACTTGCTGGCCGAAGCCAACCAGAACCTGGTGAGCCGCTGGGGCCACAGCATGTTGCGCCTGGTGATCTGCGCACCAGGTCGCCCGCGTGGGCCGGACTGTCGGCTGGACCTGGACCAGCACCTGGTGTTGTCCTACCGCGCGTTCGTCGGCGACGTACAGCTCTCAAGCTGGGACGGACTGGTCGGCAAGTACCCATCACGCCTGTTTGTCCTGCCGTTGGCGCAAGTGATCGACGAGTACACCAAGACCGAATTGCGCGGCCTGGCCTCGGTCCCTTTGAAACTGACCCGCCAGGAAATCAACGACACCGTCGAGCATACCGCCGAAATGCATTGGAGCTACGACGGCAACTATTTCTTTATCTCCAACAACTGCGCGGTGGAGAGCCTCAAGCTGTTACGCAGCGGCAGCGCCAACCCGCAACTGACCGGCCTGGACAACATCACCCCCAACGGTTTGCTCGAAGTGTTGAGTGCCCGCGGCCTGGCCGACACCAGCGTGTTGGACGACAAACGCAGGGCATTGCGCCTGGGCTATCACTTCGACTCCTTCCGCGAGCGTTACCAGGCCATGTTCGATGTGCTGCGCAAACACTTGCCGATCAAACAGACCCAGGTCGAAGATTGGCTGGCCCTCAGCGCGGAGGAGCGCCGACAGTGGTTCGGCCAGGCCGACCTGCGCACCAGCGCCGCATTGTTGTTGCTTGAGCAGGCAAGCTTTCGCAAGCAGTTGATGCTGGCCCAGGACGAAGTCAAACAACGCTACCTCGGTGCCCGCGAGCTGAAAAACGGCGGCATGGAAAAGGCCAACGCCACGCTGCAACAGATCCTCGCCAACAGCGGCTTCCTCAGCCGCCCGGCGGAACTGCTGGGCAGTGGCGGCTATGGCCTGCCGCAACCTTCGGAGGCCACACGCCTGGAATCGGAAAGCGCCGAACGCCAGAAGCAACTGCAATCGCTTACCGGCGAACTGGATAAAGAGGTGAGGGCGCTGCTGGAGCCTTCCCGCTCCGCCGAAATTGCCGCCTGTGAAGCCAACCTAAAGCTGGTTGGCGAGCATTTGCGGACGTTGCACAAAGCGGCTGGCGGCCTGGAGCTCCCCTGA
- a CDS encoding M16 family metallopeptidase, translated as MRRLLFACLLMGSAHAFAFDRLQVEGYTLPNGLQLLIKPGTERGHVAIRLVVGVGLDDFSCEDKELPHLLEHLLFSGIDGGGEGELEDRMQALGGEWNAYTSNADTTFVIEAPAQNQRKVLDLLLAIITRTELTDANIDAAKRVVEREDGGHYSHLQRLLDRQDLGHSASNQLAVELGLKCAERAEVGHLTRDQLENLRKNWYAPNNMTLIIVGDLDKLLPAYLERTYGQLEPVDPTEHPALPEIQHAAASHRELIHGWVGDGAKLHWLFPEPVLDDGHDETYDLLKDYLDWALYRQLRLKHGLSYGPWSEREVLGGVGFLSLNADLERENLPEAEQVLQDLKAQLLKDGLDPAVFARLQQAAIARQAWAVQGNSALADYYWSASGDYNNGHFSDPVKRIKAVSLDQTNRAMRQVFKQPGYWRIEKPLLSYDLLSWIGAGLLGLIAIVLIGVRLYRKRIA; from the coding sequence ATGCGTCGCCTGTTATTCGCCTGCCTGCTCATGGGGTCTGCCCATGCCTTTGCCTTTGACCGCCTGCAAGTCGAGGGCTACACCTTGCCCAACGGCCTGCAATTGCTGATCAAACCGGGGACCGAACGCGGGCATGTAGCGATCCGCCTGGTGGTGGGCGTGGGCCTGGACGACTTCAGTTGCGAGGACAAAGAACTGCCGCACCTGCTGGAACACCTGCTGTTCAGCGGCATCGACGGCGGCGGTGAGGGTGAACTGGAAGATCGCATGCAGGCGCTGGGCGGGGAGTGGAACGCCTACACCAGCAACGCCGACACCACCTTCGTGATCGAGGCACCCGCGCAAAACCAGCGCAAGGTGCTGGACCTGCTGCTGGCGATCATCACCCGCACCGAATTGACCGACGCCAATATCGACGCCGCCAAGCGAGTGGTGGAGCGCGAAGATGGCGGCCACTACTCACACCTGCAACGCCTGCTGGACCGCCAAGACCTGGGCCACTCCGCCAGTAATCAACTGGCCGTCGAGCTGGGTCTCAAATGCGCCGAACGCGCCGAGGTCGGCCACCTGACCCGCGACCAGTTGGAGAACCTGCGCAAAAACTGGTACGCCCCCAACAACATGACCCTGATCATCGTCGGTGATCTAGATAAACTGCTGCCGGCCTATCTGGAACGCACCTATGGCCAGCTCGAGCCGGTCGATCCCACGGAGCATCCGGCACTCCCGGAAATACAGCACGCAGCCGCCAGCCACCGCGAACTGATCCATGGCTGGGTCGGCGACGGCGCCAAGTTGCATTGGCTGTTCCCGGAGCCGGTACTGGACGACGGTCATGACGAAACCTACGACCTGCTCAAGGACTACCTCGATTGGGCGCTGTACCGCCAACTGCGCCTCAAGCACGGTTTGTCCTACGGCCCCTGGAGCGAACGCGAAGTCCTCGGCGGCGTCGGTTTCCTCAGCCTGAATGCCGACTTGGAGCGGGAAAATCTCCCCGAAGCCGAGCAGGTACTCCAGGACCTCAAGGCGCAACTGCTCAAGGACGGCCTCGACCCGGCGGTATTCGCCCGCCTGCAACAAGCCGCCATCGCCCGCCAGGCCTGGGCCGTACAGGGCAACAGCGCGTTGGCCGACTATTACTGGAGTGCATCCGGCGACTACAACAACGGGCATTTCAGCGATCCGGTCAAACGCATCAAGGCCGTGAGCCTGGACCAAACTAACCGGGCCATGCGCCAAGTGTTCAAGCAGCCGGGCTATTGGCGCATCGAGAAACCGTTGCTCAGTTACGATCTGTTGAGCTGGATCGGCGCCGGCCTACTCGGTCTGATTGCCATTGTGTTGATCGGCGTGCGGCTTTATCGCAAACGGATCGCGTAA